The Medicago truncatula cultivar Jemalong A17 chromosome 7, MtrunA17r5.0-ANR, whole genome shotgun sequence genome includes the window TGTATTATATCTAATGAACTATGAAACTGTTGATAATCTCAATCGTTAAATGCATTGTGTACCTGGAGCCATGTAGCCATAGGATCCGGCAACTGAGGTCCAAGTCGAATTGTTAGAGTTTAGCAGCTTTGCAGTGCCAAAATCTGCAAGATGAGGTACATAATCTGAGTCAAGTAGTATGTTATTCAATGTTATATCTCTGTGCACAATTGCTGGAGAGCAATCACTATGCAGGTAAGCGATTGCATGAGCTATTCCTTGCACAATTTCCACCCTTGCACTCCAACTTAGCTCCAATTTTCCTTCTCCTCCATACAACACTTTTCCCAAGCTTCCTTTCTCTACATGTTCATAAACCAGGAACATTTGTCTCCTCATAGAACAGAAACCATAAAGCTTTATTATATTCCGGTGCCTCACTTCTGTTAGCGTTCTTATCTCATTCATGAAGCTCATGCGGTTCACTTCTGGAATGTCATCAGAGTCTGATATATTGAGTCTTTTTACAGCAACAACTTGACCTGTAGAGAATTCCGCTCTATAAACACTTCCAAATCCTCCTTTCCCAATGCAATATTTTTCGTTGAAATCATTGGTTGCTTTAACAAGATCAGAAAATGTGAATTTCCCATCTCTTCCCCATACCATGCAAATAGATTGATCATTATCTTCAATGCTTTGGGATTCTTCACTAAGTTTTTTAGCTTTCCTTTGAAATAGTAGAATTCCAACACCAATCATCCCTACAAATAGTACTCCACCAAATGATATCGTAACACCAAGAAGTACCTTTTTGTTGGCCCCTCCAGAATGTTCTTGAGACAATATTGTAGCACATTTTAATCCTTTTACCTCACCACACAAACCTGCATTTCCAACAAAAGCTTCAGCAGTTTCTGTTTGAAAAACACCACCTGTTGGGATCGAACCTGACAAGTTATTGTAAGAAAAATCCACTGATTGAAGGCTGGGCATACTTGAAAAGGATTGTGGGATTGTTCCAGATAGATTGTTGTGTGAGACATTGAAGATCTCCAATGATGCTAACTTTTGAAGATTTTGAGGAATTTCTCCTGAAAGGTTGTTGCTGCTCAGATCTAACAAGGATTGGAGTGAGTACAAATTGCCTAGTTCATACGGTATCATGCCAGATAGATCGTTATGACTTAAGTTCATGCTTAGTAACCGATTACAATTACCGAGCTCATTAGGAATGCTTCCACTGAAGTTATTATCTGATAAATCAACAATATTAAGTTGAGCTAATCTTCCAATACTCTTTGGGATTTCTCCCGATAAATGGTTCCTGCTCAAGTTCAACATGAAGAGCAGACTTATATTTCCAATTTCATGTGGGATATTTCCGGTGAATTCGTTGGAGTGCAGGCTAAGAAATTGTAATTTACTCAACTTATTTAGGTCGATTGGAATTTTTCCAGAAAGTTTGTTTCCACTCATTTCCATCTCAGTTAAGCTGATACATTTACCCCAATCTGGAGAGAGATAACCAATGAGGCGATTTCTGCTAAGTGAGATGAAACTAAGATTTGGATGAATCCCAAATGCTTCTGTGATATTTCCATTGAACTGGTTATCATCAAGCCTAATTCTTATAAAAGATGAACAATTTCTCAAAGATTTCGGCAATGACCCTGAAAAGCTGTTGTTATTTACTGCCAAAACAAGTAGTTTTAGGCCATTGCACATGTCAGAAGGAAGTTCTCCTGAGAAACTATTGTTTGAAAAGTAGACATGAGTCAAAGAAGGACTATTCTTTCCAAAGTCTCTGGAAATGTTACCTGAGAAGTTATTGGTGAACACggaaaaataagttaaggaagTTAGATGAGAAATTGTGCGTGGCAATTCTCCATCCAAGTTATTATTGTTGACATCAAAAGTTTGCAGTGAGGTTAAGTTTCCAATATCCACTGGAATGTTACCAGAGAGGTTGTTGAAGAAAAGATTTATGACGGTTATGTTTGTGAGATTCCATATGGTTGATGGAATTGGACCAGAGAAGTGGTTTCCTGAAAGGTCTAACCCTGTCATTACCTTCAAGTTTCCTATCTCATCAGGGATTGGACCAGACAACATATTATTGTACAGAAgtaagattataatttttttcagtAAGCCAATCTGTGGAGGTAGCTTTCCAGTTAAACTATTGTTTTGGAGTTGCAAGGAAGTTAACTTGGTCCAATTAGATACCAATGAAGCTGAAATTTGACCAGAAAAAGAATTATCCGATAATCCTAGTTCTGATAGTTTAGTCAAATTTGCTAATGACAAAGGCAAAGAACCTGTCAGGTTATTTAC containing:
- the LOC25499265 gene encoding MDIS1-interacting receptor like kinase 2, whose translation is MANIQKVNTLVFYILLISLLPLKITASIKTEAEALVKWKNSLSHPLPSPLNSWSITNLINLCNWDAIVCDNTNTTVSRINLSGANLSGTLTDLDFASLPNLTLLNLNGNRFGGSIPSSIGTLSKLNFLDLGNNLFEDALPSELGHLKELQYVSFYFNNLNGTIPYQLTNLSKVSYLDLGSNFFVSSVDWSQYSNMLSLNYLGLEENEFTGDIPSFIHECKNLTYLDLSENSWNGTIPEFLYGNLGMLEYLNLTNCGLEGTLSSNLSLLSNLKDLRIGNNMFNSHIPTEIGLISKLQFLELNNISAHGEIPSSIGQLKELVHLDLSANFLNSKVPSELGLCTNLTFLSLAVNNLTGSLPLSLANLTKLSELGLSDNSFSGQISASLVSNWTKLTSLQLQNNSLTGKLPPQIGLLKKIIILLLYNNMLSGPIPDEIGNLKVMTGLDLSGNHFSGPIPSTIWNLTNITVINLFFNNLSGNIPVDIGNLTSLQTFDVNNNNLDGELPRTISHLTSLTYFSVFTNNFSGNISRDFGKNSPSLTHVYFSNNSFSGELPSDMCNGLKLLVLAVNNNSFSGSLPKSLRNCSSFIRIRLDDNQFNGNITEAFGIHPNLSFISLSRNRLIGYLSPDWGKCISLTEMEMSGNKLSGKIPIDLNKLSKLQFLSLHSNEFTGNIPHEIGNISLLFMLNLSRNHLSGEIPKSIGRLAQLNIVDLSDNNFSGSIPNELGNCNRLLSMNLSHNDLSGMIPYELGNLYSLQSLLDLSSNNLSGEIPQNLQKLASLEIFNVSHNNLSGTIPQSFSSMPSLQSVDFSYNNLSGSIPTGGVFQTETAEAFVGNAGLCGEVKGLKCATILSQEHSGGANKKVLLGVTISFGGVLFVGMIGVGILLFQRKAKKLSEESQSIEDNDQSICMVWGRDGKFTFSDLVKATNDFNEKYCIGKGGFGSVYRAEFSTGQVVAVKRLNISDSDDIPEVNRMSFMNEIRTLTEVRHRNIIKLYGFCSMRRQMFLVYEHVEKGSLGKVLYGGEGKLELSWSARVEIVQGIAHAIAYLHSDCSPAIVHRDITLNNILLDSDYVPHLADFGTAKLLNSNNSTWTSVAGSYGYMAPELAQTMRVTEKCDVYSFGVVVLEIMMGKHPGEFLGTLNSNKSLTSMEVLVKDVVDQRLPPPTGKLAETIVFAMNVALSCTRAAPESRPMMRSVAQELSASKQASLSQPFSMITVSKLTGFHK